From the Paenibacillus sp. FSL H8-0548 genome, one window contains:
- a CDS encoding ABC transporter permease subunit, with amino-acid sequence MSFYLSSLRKSLRKNWDLYLLIFPVVLYFIIFHYLPMMGIQLAFKNLMPLKGVWGSPWVGFEHFTRFFNSYYFWDLLKNTLGISIYSLAVGFPVPILLALMINEVSGKRFKKMVQTVTYAPHFISMVVMVGMITMFLSPQTGFINGIIEFFGGEPIYFMGEPGKFKTIYVLSNVWQNMGWASIIYIAVLANVDPQQHESAVIDGANRVQRIWYINIPSILPTIVILFVLDVGQIMNVGFEKIFLMQNDLNRNASDVISTFVYRNGILGAEYGFSTAVGLFNSVINFTLLILVNAIARKTNETSLW; translated from the coding sequence ATTTGAGTAGTTTGCGAAAATCGTTACGAAAAAACTGGGATTTATATTTGCTCATTTTTCCGGTCGTTCTTTATTTTATTATTTTTCATTATTTACCGATGATGGGCATTCAGCTGGCATTTAAAAATTTGATGCCGCTAAAAGGGGTTTGGGGCAGTCCATGGGTAGGCTTTGAGCACTTTACACGTTTCTTTAACAGCTATTATTTCTGGGATTTACTCAAAAACACATTGGGAATTAGTATTTACTCATTAGCAGTCGGATTTCCGGTTCCTATTTTGTTGGCACTTATGATTAATGAGGTTAGCGGCAAGCGGTTCAAAAAAATGGTTCAGACGGTTACCTATGCACCGCATTTTATTTCCATGGTGGTCATGGTTGGTATGATTACTATGTTTCTGTCTCCGCAGACGGGGTTCATTAATGGAATTATTGAGTTTTTTGGTGGAGAGCCTATTTACTTCATGGGTGAGCCTGGAAAGTTCAAAACGATATACGTTCTCTCGAACGTATGGCAAAACATGGGATGGGCATCCATTATTTATATCGCAGTATTGGCGAATGTTGATCCGCAGCAGCATGAATCGGCGGTCATCGATGGAGCAAATAGGGTGCAGCGGATATGGTATATCAACATTCCATCCATATTGCCAACCATCGTCATTCTTTTTGTACTTGATGTAGGGCAGATCATGAATGTTGGTTTTGAAAAAATATTTCTTATGCAAAATGATTTGAATCGAAACGCCTCTGATGTTATTTCTACCTTCGTATATCGAAATGGGATATTGGGAGCAGAATATGGCTTCTCTACAGCGGTAGGTCTGTTTAATTCAGTCATCAACTTTACCCTTTTGATTTTGGTTAATGCAATTGCAAGAAAGACAAACGAAACGAGTCTTTGGTAG
- a CDS encoding carbohydrate ABC transporter permease encodes MAEGFAKTRGDKVFIFVNTSILILITAMVLYPLILVVSSSFSNPLQVMSGNVWLFPKEFTIQSYQMVFQDSSILIGYRNTLLYTVVGTLINLTMTIAAAYPLSRRDFVGRNLITAMFVFTMFFSGGLIPTYLVVKGLGLVDTFWVMVLPNAVAMYNIIIMRTYMQTSIPPELHEAAYVDGSTNIGVLWRIVLPLSKPILAVMVLFYGVAHWNAFFNALIYLSDRSHFPLQLILREILIQNQLSAQIMADVDSLSDRQMFAEGIKYAVIIVASVPVLIIYPFLQRYFVKGFMVGALKG; translated from the coding sequence ATGGCCGAAGGTTTTGCAAAAACGAGAGGCGATAAAGTGTTTATTTTTGTGAACACGTCGATTCTTATTTTAATAACAGCAATGGTGCTTTACCCGCTCATTCTAGTGGTCAGCTCTTCCTTTAGCAATCCGCTGCAAGTGATGAGCGGCAATGTGTGGCTCTTTCCGAAAGAGTTTACGATTCAATCTTATCAAATGGTGTTTCAGGATTCCTCTATTTTAATTGGATACAGAAATACACTTTTATACACCGTTGTTGGGACGCTCATTAATTTAACGATGACCATTGCAGCTGCCTACCCGCTGTCACGAAGGGATTTTGTAGGAAGGAATTTGATCACTGCTATGTTCGTTTTCACGATGTTCTTCAGTGGCGGCTTGATTCCAACCTACCTGGTCGTGAAAGGGCTTGGCTTGGTGGATACGTTTTGGGTAATGGTTCTTCCGAATGCGGTTGCTATGTATAACATCATTATTATGAGAACTTATATGCAGACATCCATTCCACCGGAGCTTCATGAAGCAGCCTATGTCGATGGAAGTACGAACATTGGCGTACTGTGGCGCATTGTGCTGCCGTTGTCGAAGCCGATATTAGCTGTAATGGTGCTATTTTATGGTGTGGCGCATTGGAATGCTTTCTTTAATGCATTGATTTATTTATCCGATCGTTCTCATTTCCCGCTGCAATTAATTTTGCGTGAAATTCTCATACAGAATCAGTTGTCCGCACAAATTATGGCGGATGTGGATTCATTGTCCGATCGACAAATGTTCGCAGAAGGAATCAAATACGCAGTCATTATTGTAGCAAGTGTGCCGGTATTGATCATCTATCCGTTTTTGCAGCGTTATTTTGTTAAAGGGTTTATGGTAGGCGCGCTTAAAGGATAA
- a CDS encoding extracellular solute-binding protein — protein MYKGKHAISIIAAMMMVISLLAGCASNNGENAPVDSSASNPPQEEQKELLNLTGMPIVNEPLTLKMFATSSPFNKGEFKDVEMWETYEQLSGVHVEWDAVPGANVLEKKNLVLNTGGTLPDAFFKVDMSSLELTRYGSQGLLIPLNDLIEKYAPNFKKIMDENPDVKKAVTMADGNIYSLPYLVTATPSRLPYKMFVNQKWLDATKLQAPTTTDELYDVLKTFSDFDQNSNQKKDEIPLTSGHGIDGIINPLKGAWGLGNKGLSHPNVDVDPATQQLRFIPAEQGYKEMLQFLNKLYSEKLLDQEIFTMDLAKLAAKGALGQVGFSFATNNNLIGPENENDLVGLEALKGPNGDKLYFPLNPNTGAVGTFMVTKDNKNPEATIRWIDYFYGEEGQRLFFMGIEGETYTVADGKATFTDLVKKNPDGLSLNDVLGKYVVWGGGSNPSVAGDKYFGDQLIGDITRDAASKLMPYTPEEVWGPFAFSESDSTRIKTLENDILTYVKDMQAQFITGHASFDKWEEYVNAFNKMGLKEYMEIYNKTYEVYNK, from the coding sequence ATGTACAAAGGTAAACATGCGATATCTATTATTGCAGCAATGATGATGGTCATTTCGTTGTTGGCAGGCTGTGCTTCCAATAACGGAGAAAACGCTCCTGTAGATAGTTCAGCGAGCAACCCGCCTCAAGAAGAACAAAAAGAGCTTTTAAACCTTACAGGAATGCCGATTGTTAACGAGCCGCTCACACTGAAGATGTTTGCGACGTCCAGTCCTTTTAACAAAGGGGAATTCAAGGATGTTGAAATGTGGGAGACGTATGAACAACTATCCGGTGTTCACGTGGAGTGGGATGCTGTTCCCGGCGCTAACGTTCTTGAGAAAAAAAATCTAGTGTTAAATACGGGCGGTACGCTTCCCGATGCTTTCTTTAAGGTAGATATGTCATCATTGGAACTGACTCGATATGGCAGCCAAGGCCTTCTTATTCCGCTTAATGACCTGATCGAGAAGTATGCTCCTAATTTCAAGAAAATCATGGATGAGAATCCAGATGTGAAGAAGGCAGTTACGATGGCTGACGGCAATATTTATTCTCTTCCTTATTTGGTAACAGCAACACCATCAAGACTGCCTTATAAAATGTTTGTCAATCAAAAGTGGCTAGACGCGACAAAGCTTCAGGCACCGACAACAACAGATGAACTATATGATGTTTTGAAGACATTCAGTGATTTTGATCAAAACAGCAATCAAAAGAAGGATGAAATTCCACTCACATCCGGTCATGGCATTGACGGTATTATTAACCCGCTAAAGGGAGCGTGGGGTCTTGGCAACAAAGGGCTTAGCCATCCCAATGTAGACGTTGATCCGGCCACACAGCAACTGCGTTTTATCCCGGCAGAGCAAGGTTATAAGGAAATGCTGCAATTTTTGAATAAATTATATTCAGAGAAGCTGCTTGATCAAGAAATATTTACGATGGATCTAGCTAAGCTTGCTGCAAAAGGCGCACTTGGACAAGTAGGATTCTCTTTTGCGACAAACAATAACCTAATTGGACCTGAAAACGAGAATGATCTCGTTGGATTAGAAGCGCTTAAAGGCCCGAACGGAGATAAATTGTATTTCCCTTTGAATCCGAATACTGGGGCAGTAGGAACATTCATGGTAACGAAGGATAATAAAAACCCGGAAGCAACAATACGTTGGATTGATTATTTCTATGGTGAAGAAGGACAACGTTTGTTCTTTATGGGAATTGAGGGAGAAACCTATACCGTTGCGGATGGAAAAGCGACGTTTACAGACCTAGTGAAGAAAAACCCCGACGGATTGTCTTTGAATGATGTGCTGGGTAAATATGTGGTTTGGGGCGGTGGTTCCAATCCTTCGGTTGCAGGCGACAAATATTTTGGTGATCAATTGATCGGTGATATTACAAGAGATGCGGCCTCGAAGTTGATGCCGTATACACCGGAAGAAGTATGGGGACCATTTGCTTTCTCCGAATCAGATTCAACTAGAATCAAAACATTGGAAAATGATATTCTCACGTATGTTAAAGATATGCAGGCGCAGTTTATTACAGGCCATGCCTCCTTTGACAAGTGGGAAGAGTATGTGAACGCATTTAATAAAATGGGATTGAAAGAGTATATGGAAATTTATAATAAAACGTATGAGGTATACAATAAATAG
- a CDS encoding S-layer homology domain-containing protein, with amino-acid sequence MKKIPLLIAICLFMNIGMTAYVQAEEAPEEQKGYVWLEGETGNSTGDYTVKALPMASGGQALVVDSVDDTKTHEVSYSFEAPSESQYDIWILSTPGNASWASKLKWKLDGAAYQAVTPTATSPAVYTTNDYRKVPLAWYKLGAVNIGDGTHDLHFLVDGKRTLDQSMILNYLDVVSIVPTAWEWSPAGLVEPTEPEAPPETPSEDLAYVWLEGEAGDSTGDYMAKSLPAASGGKALIVDSTDDQKTHSAAYSFDSPGAGSYDIWILSTPGNVNWASKYKWKLDEAAYQYAAPIAQSPNIYNTNDYRNVPLAWYKLGIKNIGEGNHTLSFLIDGLRSLDQSMILNYIDAIAVVPTEWGFIPDSLSKPFDPMELKLDYVSGAVNSTVAERGSSVAVEVTSKLTEAVNFNVTLKAELIWKGEVVSRVEQLPQVPMSGRTVNQEYSDELMVPLPFNAPESQLEIRVGIVNSAFQQGEYVTVGTVQVGSQQPIVEHLSASAQSLVISSLEEPSEFSAGTVSIDIHQAVDFDARAYVSFWKNGLLWAVAEAAEAIPTSSWSSNEAHLVNFQFRVPEEINEGNYEAQFGLHRIETAFSAGSRADVIIPEKETSYKPMSHGIFKDHIGQSHFWYVTQNNVMVWDGEPFIPIGGMFTSKYLINFNINQPAKNEENWQYDLAVLEQMRIGGVKDVYVNSVVVGTDVPVWAWQYLLDYFEEHDMTYGIQLNGTLRRELVSDVVRANANDAAFKQDGITENGPVSMTINGTDLNRYLERVISTRFIVIHTDSGAVVQTGTGSVQQVSGSQYRLSAEVMLPEGGNGSYEIRFLPKITTIGKSGSLHDLWDSADDIVNKISGHVERFEVGPHFRMFVDPHANEANIVNGDEKLRVDSVKYNLGFQAWLEQKYDSINQLNDAWEMITPLSSFELASQLVPILMRETDIQEAQNIYLLSSQSDQVYIADGYSGNLWDDNLMYREDSYAAFNNRIADSIKQSINVPVVYKYTAAMKRLFVNSEVSSSGYDGLGGEIYGHGFTVHEKSGYSYSAVKQSAKTLWLFTTETQLEENVALKASTGEVGYPDKATMFANFDTLFEAGHKGVYDFLFHAPHDANLRDYYSYTAKPIQFDWLREYREQMLSAEHVDEIVNQQPSDIYYSYPGGQTWWWNPNQRTAVLPGDDYNGAGTLRSNDNKWVLPTFDLNVPAPVVIINLEDAPATTVWGKPLNEIVSLTNWNKKIVYMGLRKNLGQIAKLDHYFTPEIIELDNGDQVQVLQPSATSEVIFQTEEGKVWGLRDGNLWIISNQNWHTTTTIHFIDGIGLHEQPSVGWIDGALNASNVSQTEVTLQWSGASNAAGVTSYRIDQNGSVGQQIDKRTLTVTDAVYSYTVTGLSPNTQYEFTVQAGNKAGEWSLDGPSITVTTTVESEQSPEEKPIGNVGNPTAAHIKPSAVEIARDRAQQLAAQGIAGAGKLKLAGQMYELKPTAGEASEAWSEPVSITISYDQTGLDEELLGIYYLNEASGKWEYAGGVIDRIQHQFTYSAERPGIYSVMELDRSFDDIPSGHWAERAVKVLAAMHVVNGVDDRHFMPTGKTTRAEFAALLIRALGLKGEGDSSFPDIPSNAWYASEVAIAFKAGIVNGDATGQFNPNAQVSREQMAIMVVRAYEYWKGIQARENQAIDGFKDGDQISSWASDSISKVLALGLMTGRSGERFAPKDEALRSETAMVVWSLLNALKQQK; translated from the coding sequence ATGAAGAAAATCCCTTTATTAATTGCAATTTGTCTCTTTATGAATATCGGAATGACAGCCTACGTGCAAGCCGAGGAAGCTCCTGAGGAACAAAAAGGCTACGTTTGGTTGGAAGGAGAAACAGGGAACAGCACAGGAGATTATACGGTCAAAGCGCTGCCAATGGCTAGCGGTGGTCAAGCTCTTGTCGTCGATAGTGTAGATGATACAAAAACACATGAGGTTAGTTATTCTTTTGAAGCGCCAAGCGAGTCGCAGTATGATATTTGGATATTATCTACGCCAGGAAATGCGTCTTGGGCCTCAAAGCTGAAGTGGAAGCTTGATGGAGCTGCCTATCAAGCTGTGACACCTACAGCAACCTCGCCAGCTGTCTATACTACGAACGATTATCGTAAAGTGCCATTAGCTTGGTATAAGCTTGGTGCAGTAAATATCGGAGATGGGACACATGACCTTCATTTTTTAGTTGATGGCAAGCGGACGCTGGATCAATCTATGATTTTGAACTATCTTGATGTCGTATCGATCGTACCCACTGCATGGGAATGGAGCCCAGCGGGTCTTGTCGAGCCCACGGAGCCTGAAGCACCACCTGAGACCCCTAGTGAAGATTTAGCTTATGTATGGCTGGAGGGCGAAGCGGGTGATTCTACTGGTGATTATATGGCGAAGTCGCTGCCAGCAGCAAGCGGAGGCAAGGCGCTTATCGTGGATAGCACGGATGATCAAAAGACACATTCGGCAGCCTACAGCTTTGATTCACCTGGAGCGGGATCTTATGATATTTGGATATTATCTACGCCAGGCAATGTGAATTGGGCATCGAAGTATAAGTGGAAGCTTGATGAAGCTGCTTATCAGTATGCAGCACCGATTGCACAATCACCAAATATCTATAATACGAACGACTATCGCAATGTTCCTCTCGCTTGGTATAAGCTCGGGATCAAGAATATAGGAGAAGGAAATCATACGCTGAGTTTCCTTATTGATGGTTTGCGGTCGCTTGACCAATCTATGATCTTGAATTATATTGACGCGATTGCAGTCGTGCCAACAGAATGGGGGTTCATTCCGGATTCACTTTCTAAGCCATTTGATCCTATGGAATTAAAGCTGGATTACGTTAGCGGAGCAGTGAATTCAACCGTAGCGGAGAGGGGATCGAGCGTTGCTGTTGAGGTCACAAGCAAGCTGACGGAAGCGGTAAACTTCAACGTAACATTAAAGGCAGAGCTGATTTGGAAGGGCGAGGTTGTATCACGAGTGGAGCAGCTTCCACAGGTTCCTATGTCGGGACGGACCGTAAATCAGGAATATAGTGATGAGCTGATGGTTCCGCTGCCTTTTAACGCACCGGAGTCGCAGCTGGAAATTCGTGTAGGGATTGTTAATTCGGCGTTTCAACAGGGTGAGTATGTGACTGTAGGTACGGTACAAGTAGGCTCGCAGCAGCCCATCGTTGAACATCTGTCAGCATCCGCACAATCGCTGGTGATCAGCTCTTTGGAAGAACCATCCGAATTTTCTGCTGGCACCGTATCCATTGATATTCACCAGGCAGTAGATTTTGATGCTAGAGCTTATGTATCATTTTGGAAAAATGGATTATTGTGGGCTGTTGCCGAAGCTGCAGAGGCTATTCCGACCTCGTCTTGGAGTAGCAATGAAGCCCATCTCGTCAATTTCCAGTTTCGTGTTCCGGAAGAAATCAATGAGGGTAATTACGAAGCCCAGTTTGGATTACACCGGATAGAAACAGCTTTTTCGGCTGGAAGCAGAGCTGATGTGATAATCCCGGAGAAGGAAACTTCTTATAAGCCGATGAGCCATGGCATTTTTAAAGATCATATAGGGCAATCCCATTTTTGGTACGTCACTCAAAATAATGTGATGGTTTGGGACGGCGAACCGTTTATTCCAATTGGGGGCATGTTTACATCCAAATATTTGATTAATTTCAACATCAATCAGCCAGCAAAAAATGAAGAGAATTGGCAATATGATTTGGCTGTGCTTGAACAAATGAGGATCGGCGGAGTAAAAGATGTATATGTGAATTCGGTAGTGGTTGGTACGGACGTGCCTGTGTGGGCATGGCAATATTTACTCGATTATTTCGAAGAGCATGACATGACCTATGGAATACAATTGAATGGAACACTCCGGAGAGAATTAGTGTCAGATGTTGTGAGGGCAAATGCGAATGATGCTGCATTCAAACAGGATGGTATAACTGAGAATGGTCCTGTAAGTATGACAATAAATGGTACGGATTTAAATCGATACTTGGAACGTGTAATTTCAACTAGATTCATAGTCATCCATACCGATTCGGGGGCAGTTGTTCAGACTGGAACGGGCAGCGTTCAGCAAGTATCAGGAAGTCAATATCGCTTATCTGCCGAAGTGATGCTCCCTGAAGGCGGGAATGGTTCGTATGAAATTCGTTTCTTGCCCAAAATTACTACGATCGGAAAAAGTGGAAGCCTGCATGATTTATGGGACTCTGCTGATGATATCGTTAACAAAATTAGCGGGCATGTCGAGCGATTCGAAGTGGGGCCTCATTTCAGGATGTTTGTAGACCCACATGCCAATGAAGCCAATATCGTCAATGGCGATGAGAAGCTTCGAGTTGATTCTGTGAAATATAATCTTGGTTTCCAAGCATGGCTGGAGCAAAAATATGATTCGATAAATCAGCTAAACGATGCATGGGAAATGATAACTCCTTTGAGCAGCTTCGAACTGGCATCTCAGCTTGTTCCAATACTCATGAGAGAGACCGATATTCAAGAAGCTCAAAATATCTATTTACTAAGTTCCCAAAGTGATCAGGTGTATATAGCTGATGGCTACTCCGGTAATTTATGGGATGATAATTTAATGTATAGGGAAGATTCTTATGCAGCCTTTAATAATCGAATTGCAGATTCAATTAAGCAATCCATTAATGTCCCTGTCGTATATAAGTATACGGCTGCAATGAAACGTCTTTTTGTGAATTCCGAGGTATCATCTAGTGGATACGATGGCCTTGGTGGAGAAATATATGGGCATGGCTTTACGGTCCATGAGAAGAGCGGGTACTCCTATTCCGCGGTAAAGCAATCGGCAAAAACACTATGGCTATTCACTACAGAGACTCAACTGGAGGAAAATGTTGCTCTAAAAGCAAGCACGGGGGAAGTAGGCTATCCCGATAAAGCTACGATGTTTGCCAATTTTGATACATTATTCGAAGCAGGGCATAAAGGCGTTTATGACTTTCTGTTCCATGCTCCGCATGATGCCAACTTACGAGATTATTATTCTTATACGGCTAAGCCTATTCAATTTGATTGGTTGAGAGAATATCGAGAACAAATGCTTTCGGCAGAACATGTAGATGAGATAGTAAACCAACAACCAAGCGATATCTATTACTCCTATCCAGGAGGCCAGACTTGGTGGTGGAACCCGAATCAACGAACTGCGGTCCTCCCAGGCGACGATTATAACGGTGCAGGAACTCTACGATCTAATGATAACAAATGGGTTCTGCCAACATTTGATTTGAATGTTCCCGCACCTGTTGTGATCATTAATTTGGAGGATGCCCCTGCCACTACGGTTTGGGGAAAACCGCTGAATGAAATAGTGTCATTGACGAATTGGAACAAAAAAATCGTGTATATGGGCTTGCGCAAAAACCTTGGTCAAATAGCAAAGCTCGATCACTATTTTACGCCTGAAATCATTGAGCTGGACAATGGTGATCAGGTACAGGTGCTGCAGCCTTCGGCTACATCTGAAGTCATCTTCCAAACAGAGGAAGGAAAGGTTTGGGGATTGAGAGACGGCAATTTATGGATCATTTCTAATCAAAACTGGCATACAACGACTACGATTCACTTTATTGATGGAATTGGACTCCATGAGCAGCCAAGCGTCGGATGGATCGACGGTGCTTTAAATGCAAGTAATGTTAGCCAAACCGAAGTGACGCTGCAATGGAGCGGAGCAAGCAATGCCGCCGGTGTGACGAGTTATCGCATAGATCAAAATGGCAGCGTGGGACAGCAGATAGACAAGCGTACGCTGACCGTAACTGATGCGGTTTATAGCTATACAGTTACAGGATTGTCACCTAATACGCAATATGAGTTTACGGTGCAAGCAGGCAATAAGGCAGGCGAATGGAGTTTAGACGGTCCGAGTATCACTGTTACAACAACGGTGGAAAGCGAGCAGTCGCCAGAAGAGAAGCCGATTGGAAATGTTGGAAATCCAACCGCAGCTCATATAAAACCATCTGCAGTGGAAATAGCGCGTGATCGTGCTCAGCAATTAGCAGCACAGGGGATTGCGGGGGCAGGAAAGCTCAAGCTAGCAGGGCAGATGTATGAATTAAAGCCCACTGCAGGTGAGGCAAGCGAAGCATGGTCTGAACCGGTTTCAATTACGATATCGTATGATCAAACCGGATTAGATGAGGAACTGCTCGGCATTTATTATTTAAATGAAGCGAGTGGAAAATGGGAGTATGCTGGTGGAGTGATAGATAGAATACAGCATCAATTTACTTATAGTGCAGAGCGTCCAGGGATTTATAGCGTTATGGAATTAGATCGGAGTTTCGATGATATTCCATCTGGCCATTGGGCGGAGCGCGCGGTTAAGGTGCTCGCAGCAATGCATGTAGTGAATGGTGTGGATGATAGACACTTCATGCCAACGGGCAAGACGACTCGGGCAGAGTTTGCCGCATTGCTTATAAGAGCGCTGGGATTAAAAGGTGAGGGAGACTCATCCTTCCCAGATATACCAAGCAATGCTTGGTATGCCTCTGAAGTCGCGATTGCATTCAAGGCTGGAATTGTGAACGGTGATGCCACTGGACAATTTAATCCGAATGCTCAGGTTAGCCGGGAACAAATGGCGATTATGGTCGTTAGAGCCTATGAGTATTGGAAAGGAATCCAAGCGAGAGAGAATCAGGCCATTGATGGATTCAAAGACGGTGATCAAATTTCTTCTTGGGCATCGGATAGCATTAGCAAGGTGCTTGCGCTTGGTCTTATGACAGGAAGAAGCGGGGAACGATTTGCTCCCAAGGATGAAGCCCTTCGTTCCGAAACGGCAATGGTCGTATGGAGCCTTCTGAACGCATTGAAACAGCAGAAGTAA
- a CDS encoding Gfo/Idh/MocA family oxidoreductase, translating into MSKVYKLAIIGCGGIANGKHLPSLKKLDNVEIVAFCDIVEHRAFEAAGLYGAEGASVYTDYTELLKDPSIDIVHVCTPNDSHADIAIAALEAGKHVMSEKPMAKTAHDAQRMVDAARRTGKKLTVGYNNRFRADSQHLKKLCAAGELGDIYYAKAHAIRRRAVPTWGVFLDEEKQGGGPLIDIGTHALDLTLWMLDNYKPKVVLGTSYHKLSQRENAANAWGPWDPAKFTVEDSAFGMIVMENGATIVLESSWALNTLEVDEAKCTLSGTEGGADMKNGLRINGEKHSRLFTTEVDLKAGGVAFFDGAVEKDADLEMKLWIKAIDEDTEPVVTPEQAFVVSQILEAIYESSKTGKAVYL; encoded by the coding sequence ATGTCCAAAGTATATAAACTTGCTATCATCGGTTGTGGCGGAATTGCAAACGGCAAACATTTGCCAAGCCTGAAGAAGCTTGATAACGTTGAAATCGTTGCTTTTTGTGATATTGTCGAGCATCGTGCTTTTGAAGCTGCTGGCTTATACGGCGCAGAAGGCGCAAGCGTATACACAGATTACACAGAATTGCTGAAAGACCCTTCCATTGATATCGTTCATGTCTGTACGCCCAATGATTCCCATGCGGATATCGCAATAGCAGCACTTGAAGCAGGCAAGCATGTCATGAGCGAGAAGCCTATGGCTAAAACCGCTCATGATGCTCAGCGTATGGTTGACGCAGCTCGCCGTACGGGCAAGAAGCTTACCGTTGGCTACAATAACCGCTTCCGTGCTGACAGCCAGCATTTGAAGAAGCTTTGCGCGGCTGGCGAGCTGGGCGACATTTATTATGCGAAGGCGCATGCGATTCGTCGCCGTGCCGTTCCAACTTGGGGCGTTTTCCTTGATGAAGAGAAACAAGGCGGTGGACCGCTAATTGATATCGGTACTCACGCGCTTGACCTCACACTCTGGATGCTTGACAACTACAAGCCAAAAGTGGTGCTCGGCACCTCCTACCATAAGCTCTCACAACGTGAGAACGCAGCAAACGCATGGGGGCCTTGGGACCCTGCCAAGTTTACAGTAGAAGATTCCGCATTCGGAATGATCGTCATGGAAAATGGAGCGACCATCGTGCTTGAGTCCAGCTGGGCGCTTAACACGCTTGAGGTTGACGAGGCAAAATGTACGCTGTCTGGTACGGAAGGCGGAGCGGACATGAAGAATGGCCTTCGCATCAATGGCGAGAAACATAGCCGTCTATTCACAACAGAGGTGGATTTGAAGGCAGGCGGAGTAGCTTTCTTCGATGGCGCAGTAGAAAAAGATGCTGATCTCGAAATGAAGCTGTGGATTAAAGCGATTGACGAGGATACCGAGCCGGTTGTAACACCAGAGCAGGCCTTCGTTGTATCGCAAATTCTCGAAGCTATCTATGAATCCTCCAAAACCGGCAAAGCTGTTTACCTATAA
- a CDS encoding AraC family transcriptional regulator, translated as MPNFPYEVMHERQDALERLELCIRWGPYDIHVLRFHLTQFPPGRIVGFHKHAEYEFHFIPQGKGKVIIVDQEYALKSGMLYLTGPDIMHYQEADTLEAMDELCLHVDIVDRSDDAQSYDDWEAAEARDCIEKLKKLPHFPTADLHHAMPRFLEAYQACSDNFVGSYTTIKQSVIQILLRAVRAYDRANEPKQFPTRDMKTYRYRLALEYIYANYDGFITLEDVADKLNLSSRHIQRLFKELHHGHTFSRILEDIRLNVVCRELQESDQSVEKIAKLAGFAGGNYLHAVFRKNFGVTPSEYRRSNRQKISQ; from the coding sequence ATGCCTAATTTCCCATACGAGGTCATGCATGAACGCCAAGATGCGCTTGAGCGTCTGGAGCTATGTATCAGGTGGGGACCGTACGACATCCATGTGCTGCGCTTCCATCTGACGCAGTTTCCTCCAGGACGAATCGTTGGATTTCATAAGCACGCAGAATATGAATTCCATTTTATCCCGCAGGGGAAAGGCAAGGTCATTATTGTTGACCAAGAATATGCGCTTAAGTCTGGCATGCTTTATTTGACTGGTCCTGACATTATGCATTATCAAGAAGCGGACACGCTTGAAGCGATGGATGAGCTTTGTCTACACGTCGACATTGTCGATCGATCTGACGATGCACAATCGTACGATGACTGGGAAGCAGCCGAAGCTCGTGATTGCATTGAGAAGCTCAAGAAGCTTCCACATTTCCCGACAGCTGACCTGCATCATGCGATGCCCCGTTTTCTTGAAGCTTATCAAGCCTGCAGCGATAACTTTGTAGGAAGCTATACGACCATCAAGCAGTCGGTCATTCAAATTTTACTGCGGGCTGTTCGCGCTTATGATCGTGCAAATGAGCCAAAGCAGTTTCCAACGCGGGATATGAAGACTTATCGCTATCGACTCGCGCTGGAGTATATATACGCCAACTATGACGGCTTCATTACGCTTGAGGACGTTGCAGACAAGCTGAACCTCAGCTCGCGGCATATACAGAGGCTGTTCAAGGAGCTGCATCATGGACATACCTTTAGCCGCATACTGGAAGATATTCGTCTGAATGTGGTATGCCGCGAGCTGCAGGAGAGCGATCAATCTGTCGAGAAAATAGCAAAGCTCGCAGGCTTCGCTGGCGGTAATTATTTACATGCAGTGTTTCGTAAAAACTTTGGTGTCACACCTTCTGAGTACCGCAGGAGCAATCGCCAAAAAATATCGCAATAA